A segment of the Leptolyngbya sp. NIES-3755 genome:
AGCTTGCTTCGATGGTGTCTGAACGCTTCAGCCACAACAGACATGACTGAATGTGGATGTCCCCCTCCACCTTCGATGATATCCGAGTCGATCTCAGCAAGGAATTCACCACATACTGCTGCATCCTGCAAAAAGTTCTTAGGATTGCGAGTTCCTGCGGTTCCAAATACAGCAGTGCGAAAATAAAACTTTTGTTCATTGGCGAGTACTTCAAACGATTCCTCAACGCCTTCAAACAAAGGACTTAAAACATCAAACAAAACAACTGACTTCTTCATATCTACAGTCCAGAACATTTTGAGAGAATTCGGCGATCGCAAAACGCAATTTTGCAACAGAGCCGTTATTGAATGATTTCATTACACTGCCAGCAGACAGCGGATGACGATGATGAAATCCATGATGCAAGTCACCAGAAATGCAAAGATAATCTGTGCAGTCCGTTTCTGAGTGGAAAAGAGGTACGAACCCAGATTTGCAAATCCAAACATTATCCAAGAAACAAGGCTGACTCCATCGGTTCTACCTTGAAGAACGGGGATAAGCTGAAATAGTGTTGCACTGGGAAAAATGATGGCGGGAAGCCAACCTGCGATCGTCCGCAGCGATTGACGATTGAATCGAGTCTTAGAAATTCTCATGGTTATGGGTTGTAGAAAGTATTACGACGAATGATCAAAAATTGCTGTGGGCAGTCCCAACCGCCTTGCTGAGTCGTTTAGTCAAGAATTGCACTCAATACCGTTTCAACTGATTCCGTCTCCACTCAGATCCCGCCGCAAAGCCTTGACGGTAGTAGAAAAAAATACTAAATAACCAATGTTGCAGCAGTGGAAAGCAACTCAGTGAGCCGTTTCTCCAACCCCAACAGTAAAGTCTATACAAGGAACCCATTCGTTGAATTTGCATGATAGCTCTCCTATTCAGTTCTCAGAGGTATTGCGAATTGTTAGGTCTTCACTTTTTGTTCAAACAAAGAAGATGCGACTCGTGTTGCTGCTAAATAGATTCGCAGACTGATTGGGCACGATCGCTAATAAATCTCCGTTCTGAAGAATCTGTGCGCCGTTTGCACTATCCTCAAAGCTCAAACCTTCTAAGCTGATGACCTTAAAGCGCGTTGCACCCGCTTGATAGTTGTGAACCGTGTCGTAGCCTGCGCCTGCCGATAAAACAACAGTGGCATTGCCATCTCCAAGGCAAACTGTGTCGAAGCCGATGCCACTTTTGATCAGGTCACTGCCACCGTTCGCAAAAATCTTGTCGTTTCCGGCTCCTGCTCGAATCGTGTCTGCTTGAGCACCACCATAAATCAAATCGTCGCCCGCACCGCCAATCAGCGTATCAATGCCGCCGTTGCCGTAGAGAGTATCATTTCCTGCACCCCCTTTTAGCGTTTCGTTGGCATCTGTTCCGTTGAGCGTGAGGGATTGACGGCTGGCTGTTCCGGTCACGATGCTCGATCTAGCGATCGGAATATTTGAAGAACCAGGCAATACATCAATTTCGACAGTCAACGAATCCACCACATCAGACAATTGATAGTCGAAACCAAATGTAGTCGGAATCGGTTTCGTCAGCAAGTCTGTTACCAAGTTCTTATTGACAATTTCCCAGAAATCAGTCTCGTTGGGATAGGTTTTGAGAAAGTTATCAATATAGTTGTAGATCTGCGTAAACTCTGGATATTCAAGCGGATCTTCAATGCCAATGCCATCAATGTAATCATAGTCAATCGTTAAATTGATCGTTGCTCCACCTTGATGATCGATCGCATAGTCATCAAACTTAAATTCCCAAGCCTCATCGAGTTCAACCCCATTGCTCTGCGGCAAACCATTGACGGATTCAACATCGGGTGTACCTGTCACGATGCTCGATCGAGCGATCGGAATATTTGAAGAACCAGGCAATACATCAATTTCGACAGTCAACGAATCCACCACATCAGACAATTGATAGTCGAAACCAAATGTAGTCGGAATCGGTTTTGTTAGGAGGTCTGTCACCAAGTTCTTATTGACAATTTCCCAGAAATCAGTCTCGTTGGGATAGGTTTTGAGAAAGTTATCAATATAGTTGTAGATCTGCGTGAACTCCGGATACTCAAGTGGGTTTGTAGCACCGATTCCATCTTTGTAGTCGTAGCTCACTAACAAATCGATTGTTTCTCCACCTTCGATCGCATAGTCATCGAACTTAAATTCCCAGCCTTCATCTAGCTTAGAAATTTCTGACCTGGAAGATGCTAAAGTTTGCGCTTCCTGCATTTAGTCACCTCTACAAGAGAATGAATGGGTAAAAAAGAGACAAAGTGATATCTGAAAAAATTCGGCAAAATCTTAATTTTGCAATAGAGCCAATATTGAATTACTTCATTACATTGCTTGGATCGCAGGAGTAGGGTCATACAAGGAAAGAACGGTACATAGCATTGACTGAGCAGGGTGTCTCAGTTGAATCGTTACGTGTTCGGTGAACCTTTACTTTAGAAACTCCTAGTTGTTGTCTAACTTGTGAAACTGGGTGGTTCTTATAGGCACTAAAGTCAAGTTGATTGAGATTGCTAACCTGGAGCGATCGTCCATACGCAAACCCTGCATCGAAGGCTTGAAAGTCATTCCAGGAAAATCGATATTTTTTGGGATAGAGTGTGGATGACACTAACTTATAGATGAGTTGATGTAACCGATTCGTTCGCGTGTCATTGCCCATGGTGAAGCCAATGATGAAAGCTTCATCAGCAAGAGAATGCTCCCGCAGATCGAGGAGAATGTGCATACAATCATGTCCGTAAAGGTCGATTTCTCCAGGAAGCGCGATCGGGCTACTTGGATTTTCAAACAGCCAGATGATGAATGGTACCTCTGTTTCAGGATCAACAAATACCTGTTGCACGGCATCGCCAAAAGTACAGCAATTTGAGTCGCTATAGCACTTTGGTTCTAATAGATGAATGGGTACAGAATTCAACTGAGCCGTCAAGTTTGATTGAATATCCATCTGTAAATCCC
Coding sequences within it:
- a CDS encoding hypothetical protein (similar to AA sequence:cyanobase_aa:AM1_2459), whose amino-acid sequence is MRISKTRFNRQSLRTIAGWLPAIIFPSATLFQLIPVLQGRTDGVSLVSWIMFGFANLGSYLFSTQKRTAQIIFAFLVTCIMDFIIVIRCLLAV
- a CDS encoding hypothetical protein (similar to AA sequence:cyanobase_aa:Tery_3307), with the protein product MQEAQTLASSRSEISKLDEGWEFKFDDYAIEGGETIDLLVSYDYKDGIGATNPLEYPEFTQIYNYIDNFLKTYPNETDFWEIVNKNLVTDLLTKPIPTTFGFDYQLSDVVDSLTVEIDVLPGSSNIPIARSSIVTGTPDVESVNGLPQSNGVELDEAWEFKFDDYAIDHQGGATINLTIDYDYIDGIGIEDPLEYPEFTQIYNYIDNFLKTYPNETDFWEIVNKNLVTDLLTKPIPTTFGFDYQLSDVVDSLTVEIDVLPGSSNIPIARSSIVTGTASRQSLTLNGTDANETLKGGAGNDTLYGNGGIDTLIGGAGDDLIYGGAQADTIRAGAGNDKIFANGGSDLIKSGIGFDTVCLGDGNATVVLSAGAGYDTVHNYQAGATRFKVISLEGLSFEDSANGAQILQNGDLLAIVPNQSANLFSSNTSRIFFV
- a CDS encoding hypothetical protein (similar to AA sequence:cyanobase_aa:PCC7424_4351); its protein translation is MDIQSNLTAQLNSVPIHLLEPKCYSDSNCCTFGDAVQQVFVDPETEVPFIIWLFENPSSPIALPGEIDLYGHDCMHILLDLREHSLADEAFIIGFTMGNDTRTNRLHQLIYKLVSSTLYPKKYRFSWNDFQAFDAGFAYGRSLQVSNLNQLDFSAYKNHPVSQVRQQLGVSKVKVHRTRNDSTETPCSVNAMYRSFLV